A portion of the Punica granatum isolate Tunisia-2019 chromosome 7, ASM765513v2, whole genome shotgun sequence genome contains these proteins:
- the LOC116213728 gene encoding uncharacterized protein LOC116213728, which translates to MHPEYFIDWLATVERVFDFKNIFEEKKVKLVAIKLKKHASIWWENLKRRREREGKRRIVTWKKMKPELKKKFLPVSYKQDIFSRLYNFKQEELTVEEYTAEFEHLMMKCDLVKPEEQTIARYLGGLRSEIRNVVQLQPYWTFEDVCKLAVRVEKQSKEKSTHKTLGRDRVSNWGSAPTPKSSSTGKASSSKAIPAQGGTSRNTSSTISKQCFKCRGFGHIASECPNQKIISLVEEANDEPVYDTYDDEENEVEQEEVTYGDQGKALVVQRILKSAHVEDDKWLQHNIFHTQCTSHGKVCTVIIDSGSCENVISTTMVEKLHLKVEPHPDPYKLSWLKKDNDVHVNKRCLVQFSIGTHYKDEIMCDVVPMNACHLLLGQPWLYDRRVIYDGFKNTYSFVKEGVKIILAPCRMEDKSKAVTGEGSSYLSKSQFLQVLDRSSKASALMLLEENEELGDIPPVVKSLLEKFRNVVPDEIPSGLPPMRDIQHHIDLVPGAAIPSKAAYRMSPKEHEEL; encoded by the coding sequence ATGCACCCAGAATATTTCATTGATTGGTTGGCTACCGTTGAACGAGTCTTCGACTTCAAGAACATTTTCGAAGAAAAGAAGGTGAAGTTAGTCGccatcaaattgaaaaaacatgCTTCAATTTGGTGGGAGAACTTGAAGAGGCGTCGAGAACGTGAAGGAAAACGGAGGATTGTGACGTGGAAAAAGATGAAACCGGAGCTCAAGAAGAAATTTCTTCCCGTAAGCTACAAGCAAGATATTTTCTCTCGGCTCTACAACTTCAAGCAAGAGGAGTTGACCGTAGAGGAATACACCGCGGAGTTTGAGCATCTCATGATGAAGTGCGATCTCGTGAAGCCCGAGGAACAAACCATTGCTCGGTACCTTGGCGGTCTTCGATCCGAGATTCGTAACGTGGTCCAATTGCAACCTTATTGGACTTTCGAGGATGTTTGCAAGCTGGCCGTTCGTGTGGAGAAGCAATCTAAGGAGAAGAGTACTCATAAGACCTTGGGAAGAGACAGGGTCTCTAACTGGGGGAGTGCTCCGACTCCGAAGTCATCATCGACTGGTAAGGCTTCTTCTTCCAAGGCTATACCCGCACAAGGTGGCACTTCTCGCAACACTTCAAGCACGATATCAAAACAATGCTTTAAGTGTCGAGGATTTGGTCACATCGCTTCCGAGTGCCCGAATCAGAAGATCATTTCCTTAGTGGAGGAAGCTAATGATGAGCCGGTGTACGACACTTACGACGACGAGGAGAATGAGGTTGAGCAAGAAGAGGTCACTTATGGTGATCAAGGGAAGGCTCTCGTCGTTCAACGCATCTTGAAGTCCGCACATGTTGAGGATGATAAGTGGTTGCAGCATAACATCTTCCACACCCAATGCACTTCCCATGGCAAAGTGTGCACGGTCATTATCGATAGTGGGAGTTGTGAGAATGTCATTTCCACTACCATGGTGGAAAAGTTGCACCTCAAGGTGGAGCCTCATCCGGATCCGTACAAGCTCTCTTGGCTCAAGAAAGATAACGACGTTCATGTCAATAAACGTTGCTTGGTGCAATTCTCTATTGGCACGCATTATAAGGATGAGATTATGTGCGATGTGGTTCCCATGAATGCGTGTCATTTACTTCTTGGACAGCCGTGGTTATATGATCGAAGGGTGATTTATGATGGCTTTAAGAACACCTACTCCTTTGTTAAGGAAGGTGTCAAGATTATTCTAGCACCTTGTAGAATGGAGGACAAGTCTAAGGCCGTCACAGGAGAAGGAAGTTCTTATCTTTCCAAATCTCAATTTCTCCAAGTCTTGGATCGTTCTTCGAAGGCTTCTGCACTCATGCTCTtggaggagaatgaagaactAGGGGATATTCCACCCGTAGTGAAGtctttgcttgaaaaatttcGAAATGTGGTGCCCGATGAGATTCCGTCGGGACTTCCTCCCATGCGGGATATCCAACATCATATTGATTTGGTGCCCGGGGCTGCTATCCCAAGTAAGGCAGCATATCGAATGAGTCCAAAGGAACATGAGGAGCTTTAA